The Coffea arabica cultivar ET-39 chromosome 10e, Coffea Arabica ET-39 HiFi, whole genome shotgun sequence region TAAACTGTATGACATTGGAGGATGAAGAGGATGCAGTTTTTGAAGATGTTGTGGGTGAGCAGGATGAACAGACAGGGAATCCAGGGCAAACTATGGAGCTGTCCCTACATGCATTGTCTGAATCCCTGAGAAGGAAAACAATTACATTGGCAGGCAATCTAGATGGGGAGAAAGTTTTTATTCTGGTAGACACTGGTAGTTCAGATAGTTACATCAACAGTGAGATGGTAATTGGGGTGGATATTGCTTACAGACAGGTTGAGCAGCCATTTTCTGTCAAAATGGGAAATGGAACCACTGTGACCAGCAATGGTATCTGTCCTAATGTGCACTGGAAAATTAACCAACATAGTTTCAGATTTGATTTGAAGGTGATGGAGTTCGAAGGATGAGACATAATTTTGGGGGTGGACTGAATGACGCATTTTAGTCCTATCACGTTTGACTTCCAACAACTCAGGATATCCTTACACAGTGAAGGAAATGAAATTCACTTGCATGGACAAGCAGAGGATTGTGATATGGATTTAATCAGAGGAAGGGATCTGAGAACCTTCATAGAGTATAAAAGACAGATGTGCATGGCATTGAACTGTAAGAAAGAGATGGAAGAAGAAGCAGCAGTTATTTCCCAGGAAGTCATGGAAGTGCTTCAGGATTATGATGATGTGTTCCAGACTCCAAGCTCCTTGCCTCCTCACAGAAGTATGGATCATGAGATCCTCCTCAAATGAGGCACAACCTTTCAAATTGAAGCCTTACAGGTACCCCCACCGTCACAAGGAGGAAATAGAGAAACAGGTTGCAGAAATGCTTCAAAAAGGAATAATTAAGTACAGCAACAACCATTTTGCTTCCCCTGTGCTGCTGattaagaagaaagaagggacttgGCATTTTTGTGTGGATTATAGGAAGTTGAATGAAATGACCATCAATGACAGGTTTCCAATCCCCAACGTGGATGAACTACTGGATGAGTTAGTTGGGTCTGTGtacaaaacaaaattgaatctCACAGCAGGGTACCATCAGATCAGGGTTAAGCCTCATGACACATTCAAGACAGCTTTTCAGACTCACTGTGGGCACTTTGAATTCTTGGTCATGCCCtttgggctcactaatgcaccAGCAACCTTTCAATCATTGATGAATCAGATATTTCAACCCTATTTGAGGAGGTTTGTATTGGTCttctttgatgatattctggtGTATAGCCCTACCATGGATACTCATATTCAACACTTGAGAGTTGTTTTCGAGGTTCTGAGGAAACATCAACTTTATGTGAAGAGATCTAAGTGTGCATTTGCTCAGAAAAGGGTTGACTACTTAGGGCATACTATCACAGATAAGGGTGTTAGCATGGACTGTTCAAAAGTTAGTAGCATTCTGCAGTGGCCTGTGCCTCAGTCAGTTAAGGAGTTGAGGGGTTTTCTGGGTCTTACAGGGTACTATAGGAGGTTTATTCAACACTATGGTCTGGTGTGTAAACCACTCACTGAGTTACTCAGGAAGGATAACTTCAAATGGAACAATCAAGCTCAGGATGCATTCGAACACTTAAAAAGATTGATGTGCTCAGCTCCAGTTCTCCAGTTACCAGATTTTACAAAGCCTTTTGTGGTGGAGACAGATGCTAGTGGGGGAGGGATTGGAGCTGTCTTAATGCAAGAAGGACACTCCATTGCCTTCCTGAGTAAGGCACTTTCAGTAAAAAACTTGGGACTCTCAGTATACGAAAAAGAGCTCTTAGCTCTGGTAATGGCTGTCACAAAATGGAGACATTATCTTGTGGGAAATCATTTCATTATAAGGGCTAATCATCAGTCACTGAAGTATCTCTTGGATCAGAAGCTTAACACTACTATTCAACACAAGTGGATGACTAAACTCTTGGAGTTGGACTATAAGATAGAATATAAGAAGGAAGCTGAGAATTTGGTAGCGGATGCCTTATCCAGGAGGCATGAACCTGCACACTCAAAAGAACTGGGGTTCTGCTTAGCCATCACATCTGTTAAACCTGATTGGATGGAGGAGTTGCAGAAGAGCTATGAAGGAGACTTGCAATGCCAAGATATCATGAGCCAACTAGTTCTAGACCCCAATGCACACGCTGAGTACAGCCTGCTGGATGGAATTCTGAAGTATCAGGGGAAGATTTATGTAGGGGGAGCCAACAACATTAGGAGCCAACTGATCCAGACCTTGCATGACTCTGCCTTGGGGGGGCACTCAGGTCAGAGGAACTGCTGGCAGAAGCTCAAATCCTTATTCTATTGGGCTGGAATAAAGCAGGCAGTGATTGCATATGTGCAGAACTGTGATACTTGCCAGAAGAATAAAGCTGAGCATGTTTCTTATTCCGGATTGCTACAACTATTCCTATTCCTAAACAAGCATGGCTCCACATTACTATGGACTTTATTGAGAAACTGCCTAAGTCACAAGGGTATGATACTGTCCTGGTAGTGATAGACAGATTCACCAAGTTTGGACACTTTATCAGGCTTACTCATCCCTTCACAGCTAAGACAGTCGCTCAGATTTTCCTAGACCATATCTACAAGATGCATGGACTGCCAGAGTCTATCATTACTGATAGAGACAAAGTGTTCACCAGTGTATTCTGGAAGGAGCTTTTCAAACTAGTGGGAGTGCATCTTCACTATTCATCAGCTTATCACCCTCAAACTGACGGCCAGAGTGAAAGGTTAAACCAGTGTGTAGAGAGTTATCTGAGATGCATGACTGGTGAACAACCCTCACAGTGGAGTAAGTGGCTACCACTTGTAGAATGGTGGTACAATTCCACTTTCCATTCTAGCTTGAATATGACCCCTTTTGAAGCTTTGTTTGGATACAAACCTGCACCATTGCCACTAGGTCCATATCTGGACTTAGTGGTACCTACAGTGTTTGCTATGGTCCAAGAGAGAAGCAGGATTTCAAGTTgcatcaaggaacatcttgtgAAGGCTCAACAGCGTATGAAGCACTATGCGGATCAGCACGGGACTGAGAGGAGTTTTTCGGAAGGAGATTGGGTGTTCTTGAAACTACAACCTTATAGGCAGCAAACTGTAGCAGTAAGGAAATGTCTCAAATTGGCTGCCAAGTATTACAGACCATTCCAGGTTGAGGAGAAGGTTGGAGCAATGGCCTACAAGCTTAAACTACCAGCAGATGCGAGAATTCACCATGTGTTCCATGTTTCTCTTCTTAAAAAGAAGCTGGGACCGCTGCAATACAGCTCCCCTAAGTTACTAGAACTAGACGACTGTGATCAATGTCCATTGAGACCAGAGGCTATACTTAAGCGAAGGGCTATCTTGCGTGAAGGAAGGACTGTCATCCAATTCTTGATCAAGTGGAATCACTTGGGCTATGATGAAGCTTCGTGGGAAGATAAGTCATTCATTGAAAACCAGTTTCCTGAGTTCCAGACTTGAGGACAAGTCTGTTTTTATGGGGGAAGGAATTGTTAGGAGCGGGTAATTGGATTAGAAATTGGGAAATCGGGTCAGAAATTGAGAGCATGAAACGATGTCGTTCCATTTAATAGCAATTGATTTGGGTAGGACGGCTAATGGCTGAGTCGGATGAATGTAATAAAGATGGGACCCACTTGTGTACAGATCAGACAAGAAATAACAGAATTAGTTGCTTCCCTCTCTtgctcattcttttctctctctctcttcctctctctttttctccttaCCTCCCAATTTGCTTCCGGACATCTCTTTCCCTCGCCAGATCCCATTcaaattggatgattattgCCTCAAATCCTAACAGAGTGGGTAAAAGGAGATGGACAAGGGCAAGGGTAAGGTTAGAGAGTTAGGAGAATATAGCAAAAGAAGGGAGATAGTAGTGATAAATATATTGTTATAGCATAAGATATGAGGAGAAAGGTGAAAATGTATATGTTTGGCGTATCTTTTAAATCTTTTGTAATATATGTTGTTATCTTATTTGGgtgtttttctatttatttttggtttttcttttttctttttttttaaaaaaatgtagttattttaacaaaatattATGTAATACCATAGCtacaatttattattatttttttgtattcATTGAATCATGTGTAATTAAAAATATACTAAATTCTTAGGGTACAATATgatgaaaaaaaggaatttttttaGGATAGGATAAAATTTTATAGGCAAGTGCAAGAGTACGtgacaattaaaagaaattctaAAGTTTTTCCTAGTGATGAGTATGTCATTACATACTTTCCATGAGTGAAAAATTTTTGTCCTTTACATTCATTTAGAATAATACATTTTTATATAGATTGGTAGTAAAACTAATACCATTTTTAGCTTTTcagccttttcttttcaaataactATTTTCTAATaacaataattttattattttgatttgaaatcttAATCCATGTATAGCACGAGTCTAAAGTCTAGTATACATTAGCATTCTAAAACATCTGCAAGTTTTAtagaaacacaaaaaaaaaaaagagagtacaTTTAAATAGGATACCGATGGTAAATAGCGAAAGTTGTTAGTGATAGGTGACGTAAAAAAGAGTACATTAAATAGGGTATTGATAGTAGATATTAGAAGTTGTCGGTGATGGGTGACAGAAAAAAAAGTACATTAAATAAGATACTGATGGTAGATATCGAAAAGTTGTCAGTGCTGGGTGATGGGTGAATGGGTTTTGGAAACTAGAGTATATTTTGAGTATTCTAaacaaatataaatattttttttcaaaaaattacaatAAGTTATGATAAAGTTTTATAGTGCATTTGGGAGTGAGATTCCAACAAAACCAAAAGAAAGGTATAGAAAGTTAAGTTTCCTTATGTTTGGAACTTTCAAGTGAgacggaaaagaaaagaaacgaacCCATTTTGTGGGATCTCAAATTGTCGATTTTATCCTCACAAAACTAtcgaataaaatttttttgagatatatatCCAAAATCAAtctacttttgttttccttagaaatttcaaaataacatcaaaatctcttcttttcttttctttcttgacttaacatttctcttctcttcctttctaTCCTAAGCTTTCATGACTtagcatttcttttcttttcttatctatcctaaactcccaaactagccAGCCATTAGACAAACACCAAGAACAACCATATCCAAACCGACATAACAAGACCAAATCCGAGTTGGACGTGCTCTAATCACACATGTATTCTCAAGTGATCCACTCGTTTCCTTTCCTTAACTCTCCCAACTCCCAAACAAGGCCTAGTCTCCTCGTCACTCCTCTGCTGTGGGTGTGGGGGCAGCCTCTTCCGAAATGCAAAGCAGCAAACCTCAGTTAAACGCCAAAATACCACACGTATCTTTGAAGCGGTGAAAGTAAACGCGATTCTTCCCCCCCGTCCCGTTTccccaaatttttttcaaaacccccaaattcccaaaaaaagccaaaaaagaaaattaaaaacgcaaattgaaaaaagaaaaagaaagaaaattccgTTCCCCTCCCCCGCGAGACACACAcactcaaaaaatatttttcaattttttagggTTTAGAATTAATTCATGTCAAATTTTTTGGAGCCCAAGTGATTCcaatttttcaattgaattgCAATGGACGAAGTAGGCGGAGGGGGTGGCAGCGCCGGCGGAGCCGGAGGAAGTGAATCGggcggtggtggtggaggtggtgggaGGAGTGGCACGACGTCGGTTGAGGTCGGCGGTGAACGGCTGAGGTTTAGAGTAGAATTAAGGCCCGGCGAAACGACAATCGTTTCATGGAAGAAGCTTCTCAAGGACGCCAACGCCCACGGCCACGGCGCTGCCGCAGCCGCCGCCGCGATGGGTTCTAGTAGTACTGCAGCTGGAGCTTCTGCCTCGGCTTCGAAGCCAAATGGGCCCGGgcccggcccggacccggctgCTCCTTCGTCTTTTTCGACTCAGGTCAACAATCATGATAATATTCCtggtcctcctcctcctcctcatcctcCTTCCATGGACCCCCGGTTGGCTCCGGTCAGTTTTTCTGGGGTGAGTTTACAGTTTTGCCCTCTGAGCTTGGGTTAATTACAGTTGGTTTAGTTGATGTAATTGCGTTGGGCAGGGGCAAGTTGGGGAAAAGGGAGAGACAGATGCACCGCAACCGCCCAATCGGTTGAATACAGTAATTGAAAGAATTGAACGGTTATACGTGGTAtgcattgttattttttttgggttaaagttaatatttttttattgatgAAATGTGGTAAATTAAACAATTCTGAGTTTTTAGGGGAGGGCTAGTAGTGATGAGGAGGATCTGAACGATGTTGTGCCGGATGACGATGAGTATGATACTGAAGATTCTTTCATAGATGATACTGAGTTGGTTAGTTACGGCATCTATTGATAACCTTTTgatatcaaattcaaattcggcAAGTAAACTGATTGATACGATTTGTTGGATTGCTATGGTGCAGGATGAATACTTTCAGGTTGATAATTCAGCAATAAAACATGATGGTTTTTTTGTCAACCGGGGAAAGTTGGAGAGAGTGTGAGTTATTTCCCCCAAAAGCTTCTATTTTTGGTATATTGTTAATGCAAGGAGGACATGAGTGATGGTGGTGCTAACATCTCAGCTGGAATCTTTCTTCTTTTATTGCTTGTGTTTGTGCTCAAATTCCAGATTATCTCAGTTTACATTAATTGGTTTTGCGTTCAAAGTTATCTATGTTTATTCCGTGTTGATGGGATAAATGTTTTGTTACTGTTATGCTGGGGTTTTGACCATACATTGGTGTATGACTTTTCTGATTTGGATTTGGTCAGATATTTGGACACTTATTTGTCTTGTTTTCCCATGTTTTGGTTGcactatatttttttgttatatttATTTGCTATCCACTGTGATATGAAAATGTGCTTTTAGAATAAATACATTTGCATTTGTCATtttaatttggattttttaGATTTTGGTTTTACAATTCCCTGGATTTCTTTTAATCACACTTGGCCATCCTTATGCCACTTGTGCTAGTAGTGAACCAAGCATGTTGCCAAATGAGCAGCCgaagaaaaggagaagaaaagatgGAAAAGGTCTTGATGGCAGTGATGATGCTCTTAATCCTGGTAAACATCTAAAAGCTGGAAAGAAGGCTGGAAAACCAGTGCCAATGTTTGGGAGGAATGCATCTGGTCTTCCTACCGTTATAGCTCTACCTAATGTGCACGGTGAGGATCTAAAATTTCAGAATCAGGTGAACGCTTTGGAAGTTTCTTCAAAAAAGAGATCTCATGATTCTGGAGAACAACCTCCATTAGGAGTAATGAATGGAGATGCTGTGACGCTGGGAAAGGTTTCTGAACAACAGAAGCTTGGAACTCACCTGGCCAACAATCAGGGTAATCAAATGAAAGAGGGTTGTGAATATTCTGATACTTCAAATCAAAGATCACAGGAGAAAACTTCCTATTCTCAAAGTAAACCTCTGCCAGGTAAAGCTTTAAACAATGCTGCGCTGGATCAATCTATTCCGCAGAAAGAAAAAAGTGGTATTCGTGAAAGGTCTGAAGTTGGTGTTGCTGATAGTAAGAACTCCATGCAGAATGTGGTGAGTTATCACATACATAACGGTAAAAGTTCATGGAATATGTTTAATTGTTCAATGTATAGTAAGTGTTTGCTCTGACTTGTAGATTGGGAATGATGCTTATGAGTTATCATTTATTATTTGTACTCCAAAGCTTTTCTTAACAGTGATGATTATTGATTGGTTTTATTTTCAAAGCACTATGTAATTCTGTGTTAATTGTGCTATCAGGGAAAATTAATAGGTAATaagtaaaaaaagaattttaaaaaaggGATATGGTGTGGACTTCCACCATAAATAAGTACGTAATCACCAAGGAAAATTTCATGGTAAGTTACTCAAATTAAGATTCATGAAATATCAGTTGCTATATGCAATAGCCTGCTCACTCAGGTCTTTGCTTGAAGGTTATGCATTTATTTCTTCCAAGAGTTAACATATAAGTTTGTCGTCAATGGAATTTCTGACTGTTTGTGGTGTTGCTTTTGAAATTTCTCTTCTTTAAGATCAGTGAAGTTTTGAACTTCATGATTGGAGGTTTTTCAGTTTGCCTTAATGTAGAGTTTATTGTACTTTATATCTTTGATACAGCCAACAAGTGAAGAAATTCTAATGGGGATATAAGTGCTTCCATTTCCATTTATACTTGCAAGCAAGCAAGCAATCGTGTAAACTATACATATAAGTCGTGAATGTGTTGGATAGCGTGAACTTCATTTTCAATTGGGCCTTGCTCTAGCTTCATAAAGGAAGCTATTTGATTTCAGTGATTGGGGTCTACAATAGAATTAAGTTAGTGGTCAGTTAGTCCTAAGCAGTTCCTAATGGCAGAGGCAGACCACCACATACAcaaaaaaccaaaattgaagaaagCACAGAAGAGAAAGGAACGTGTGATTCCCCATTAAGAGGTTTCCAAATACAATCGCTggaaaaatttgtttttctattaATGTGGATGCAGAAAGGAGAAAAGAATAACTGAAAGGAAAGAAATCTTGACAGCTTATCAGTCTCGCTTTATACTATTTGCTATCTCAGAGCTGTTACTTGGGCTTTTAAGTTTGGAAAAACTTAGTCATGTTTTGAGAATTTAATTCAGTGTTTCTGCTACAATCAAGGCTTGTTTCatctagttgtggacagaatggTTTGGGCTTGAGCTTAGGCTTTGTGGTCTAAACTGAATGATGAATTTTATTCTAAAGTTAGGTTGGAAGTAAAACAAATTGGACGATGAGTAACTCTCCCGAAAAAGGAATATTTATGTTATAGTCCACTGGTTTGGTTGGCCAACACTCCAGCTATTAGTGGCTACTGAGGAAATGAGAATCTCCCTCTTAATGTTGCTTTACTGGCATAAACTCATTCCTGGTTGCTAATATATCTTTTGCATTTAGAAAAGGACCAAAGATGGAAATCGATCATATTGACGCAGATCTCAAGTTTTCTTGCCAATAGTACTCGAAATCTCCTTAACATTACCTTGGAAGGTGCACAGTGATAGTCTTCTGAGCTAAATGAGAGCTAAAACCATTCTTGTCATGATGAGATAGGCTAAGTATTGTTGTCTTGGATGCACCCAACAAGTTCATTTGGATTAGTGCCTTTTACGGCACCAGGCTTGTCATTTTTCTGTCACTCTCTCCATCCCTTTTCATTGTTTTGCTGTATGAAGTaaggaatttaagaaaataaatagaGTGTTCGatgtaaaaaagtaaataaaagcaTATGATGATAAAGATCCTGAAAGAAAATTAGGACTATTTTAAATTGCACCAGCACCCTATTTTCCAGCTATGCACATAGTTTGATTTCACTATTGTGACTTAAATTTTGTCAAAGTACTTCAAAAGTACCTATGTTTAATGTCTTTGACACATTAGACTCATGGAAAACGAAGTGaagtttatataaaatttggtaACTTTAAACATTATTTTCACTTTCTACTTATAGTTTTTTTTCCCGACAACTTAAAGGCGGAGAATTCTTTCAGACAACCAATAAcggattcggccaagagaggctTAGTGgggctttttttaaaaaagggaaTGGCATAGCTCTCTTGCCTGCAGATTCCATAAGTATCGCGGAAAATTTTAAGCTGCTCCTATTGGTGGGCTAGATAGACCAAAGAGATGTAGGGAGTATCTGGATGTCCCCAGACAAGCTGTGAGATTTTGGATGCGACAAAAGAATGTGATGGGGAGAGTATTAACTTTATTCATGTACGCATTACAGGTTATGGCATATCTCTCTTGTCTGCATATTCCATAAGTATCACGGACAATTTTAAGGTGCTCCTATTTGTGAGCTAGATAGACCAAAGAGATGTGGGGAGTATCTAGATGTCCCCAGACAAGCCCTAAGATTTTGGATGTGACAAAAGAATGGGGCTGGGAGAGTATTAACTTTATTCATGTACACATTAAAGTGATTGGGCTAGCCTTGCAAGGAACCTTACTCTTACAGATAATTTTATTCTGTAAAGATGAGGATGCATTATCATGTAATAAATGATTAGTGATGGTTGCAAGTGTATTAGCATGATCTGTTTTCTTAAAATAAACCAAGAATATAGAGTCAGCTCTAGACCATAGAATGGAGGCATTAAGAAGAGCTGGAAGGGTACATGATAAACTTTTGTCTTGTTATGCAATATTTATGATCTCAACAGAGTGAATTATCATTAACCGACGAAAAAGCAGATATTTGGTCATTATAAGAAGCAATGCGGAAAAAGTGCAAAAAGCTAAAACTCGGCATACTTTTGATAATGTTGCTATTTTGCACTGCAGTTCTCCTTTTTCAGTTGAATGATTAGTACCTTTAGCATATCAGTTCTCTGGAGTAGTAATATCTTGTTTATTTCTGTTATATATTATTCTTTTCTGAATTAGAAGCATGTATATGGCTGTACCTCTCAATGTTCTATGTTGgcttttaacaatatttctgcACAAATTGGTCTAATATGAGCAGTTATTTGCATCTGTTTATGTATCCTGAAGTCCAAATTAATTTTTGCTCCCTGCTGCATGCAGTTTTGAGACTGTTGATTTCGTAATTGTATTTTATGgtctttttgtattttattaAATGTTGATTCTTTGTAAACCTTCGCAGAGAGTTTCGTACATGCAGAAGAGGGAAGGTTCCAGTGCTAGACCTAAAAGTACATTGCTTGAGAAGGCTATTAGGGACTTGGAGAAGATGGTCGCAGAATGTATAGTGGcctattttttgcattttttttaatctacaAACATGAATAGAAATTCTATATACAagttaagtttttttttctttttcccttgtaACAGCTAGACCCCCCACAGCAGAGGCTCAGGATGCAGATAATTCATCTCAGGGAGTCAAAAGGAGATTGCCACCTGAAATAAAGCAGAAGCTTGCTAAAGTTGCCAGATTAGCGGTATTAACTATGATTTAGCATACTGTGTACATATTAAAGAGGCTGGCTACAATTATAATTTTTGCCATCTGCACTCTTATGTGTCCATCAACCACAATTAGCATTGTACCTTCATATTTGTCTGTTTGCAGCAGGCGAGCCATGGAAAAATATCCAAAGAGCTGGTTAACCGTTTGATGAGTATTGTTGGCCATTTAATTCAGCTTAGGACACTAAAGGTAAATTTTCTGTGACACTAGATTATCATGAGTACATTATGTTCTTTTTAGTTTCCTTCTGTGTGGCTGTGTATTTAACTGCCTATTATGGGTTAAGTTTTGATTTAAGTGCTTTTGTAATTCTGAACTAAAAGCACTTTTGAAAGCTGAACTTTCAGCACTGGAAACATCTCAAGCAAAACCAAAATCTTTAGTTAACTATACTAGTATCTGTTCCATTCCAGcattgaagtatcttttgggATATTAATCGTTTCTGGCACCCCCTGCCCCAAGAGGGGAATTTATTTTGGTGAACTTGCTGGTTTAGGTGGTATTAGGCATACATATCTGAACAATAAACTTGAATTATACTAGCAGACAATCCACATGTTTTTAGGATTAACCTttctttctttggttaaaacaagaaagtaGCTATATAAGTTGTTTTATGGCTGATTGCATCTCTTGTAATGGACACTATTTGTTATAACATGTCCCAGTAGCAAGCTTAGATGGTCAACAACAGTTGAAAAAACTGAGATCCCTTGTTACCTGGACCTCTGTTTATAGACTAACTAGTTGGTACAGTTTGTGAGAAGTCTTATATTAATGTTAGCCTTGAGGCTAGGGTTGATTTTTGACACATTTGGCTGGCGCAAGACTGCCTAGATTCTATTAGAAACTAGATGTAGAATGACTGATtcaggaaaagaagaaagagattatTTTGGAGGAACATTGAATAGTTGTAATTTAGAAAATCCTGAAGGGTAGGAAATGTGCAGAAAAAGACTGGAATAGCCTAGAATATTATGATACAAAGCTTACGTGTCTAACTGAAGAGCATTGCACTATCCAAGAACAGAATGCTAATTCATACATTTCTGAAATTGATCTTAACAGCTTTAGATCCTATTTTTAGTTGATAGAATGCTAAATAATAGTCATAAATTGAATAAGAATTGACCCTTTAACTGTGTGTGCATTTAAATATTGGAAAATGTCTCCAAATAGAATTTTGTGCTGAGAATTATTTTTCCCAGCCTGAAAAGGATTATAAGACCTAAGAATCTTCCATAGTAATCTACTAGTTAATTGTCATGACATGCTAATTCTGAAGTAACTGGGAAAGCAATTTAGTTAATGCTGAGACAGTGATTGATGGTGAATTGTTAATATACTTCCTTCGACAATTTCTCTCGCAAACGCTAAATTGCCAATTTTGGGGTTTGCATTTGCTTCTCTTGCAAATTCTTGTTGCTTTATGGGGAATAAATTGGGAAGTTTTGCCTGATTCCCCTATTGTTAAAGTTGGGTGATTTAATTTACTCAAGAGTTGAACAATCAATGGTTTGATAAGAGGACCTTTCTGGATTTTGTACTCGTGATAGTTTTTTGCATGTGCCGTCGCTTTGTGCGTATTTTTAGTGGCATAGTTAAGTGCTCAACTGAACTACTTATGCCTGTGTGTAGTGTCCAAGGACTGTGTTGCTAATGAAACTTTAGCGTTTCACAACTCATATAATTGGAAGAGTCCT contains the following coding sequences:
- the LOC113712507 gene encoding ubinuclein-1 isoform X2, whose protein sequence is MDEVGGGGGSAGGAGGSESGGGGGGGGRSGTTSVEVGGERLRFRVELRPGETTIVSWKKLLKDANAHGHGAAAAAAAMGSSSTAAGASASASKPNGPGPGPDPAAPSSFSTQVNNHDNIPGPPPPPHPPSMDPRLAPVSFSGGQVGEKGETDAPQPPNRLNTVIERIERLYVGRASSDEEDLNDVVPDDDEYDTEDSFIDDTELDEYFQVDNSAIKHDGFFVNRGKLERVEPSMLPNEQPKKRRRKDGKGLDGSDDALNPGKHLKAGKKAGKPVPMFGRNASGLPTVIALPNVHGEDLKFQNQVNALEVSSKKRSHDSGEQPPLGVMNGDAVTLGKVSEQQKLGTHLANNQGNQMKEGCEYSDTSNQRSQEKTSYSQSKPLPGKALNNAALDQSIPQKEKSGIRERSEVGVADSKNSMQNVRVSYMQKREGSSARPKSTLLEKAIRDLEKMVAESRPPTAEAQDADNSSQGVKRRLPPEIKQKLAKVARLAASHGKISKELVNRLMSIVGHLIQLRTLKRNLKIMVSMGLSAKQEKDNRVQLVKKEVAEMIKMRIPFMKSKAAEQQAGTSDDFQEISAEEKEAFKRKYSLDDALEDKICDLYDLYIEGLEEDAGPQVRKLYAELTALWPSGFMDNHGIKRAIYRAKDRRRALYGRHKDPEKIKRKKMLARKTEAARMEVHTVAQPVYIQEKSVADSSDHGTVLVNRPASSNTVAGAAVRMPVNFLNGSNVDRPKQEKIKGSASAHPDAIASEILQSKKIKRKPETELGDAAQFRPEKLLSVQGDDKNKSHKVQVAGSLPKSNPHPTAPTNFEQHFG
- the LOC113712507 gene encoding ubinuclein-1 isoform X6, whose amino-acid sequence is MDEVGGGGGSAGGAGGSESGGGGGGGGRSGTTSVEVGGERLRFRVELRPGETTIVSWKKLLKDANAHGHGAAAAAAAMGSSSTAAGASASASKPNGPGPGPDPAAPSSFSTQVNNHDNIPGPPPPPHPPSMDPRLAPVSFSGGQVGEKGETDAPQPPNRLNTVIERIERLYVGRASSDEEDLNDVVPDDDEYDTEDSFIDDTELDEYFQVDNSAIKHDGFFVNRGKLERVEPSMLPNEQPKKRRRKDGKGLDGSDDALNPGKHLKAGKKAGKPVPMFGRNASGLPTVIALPNVHGEDLKFQNQVNALEVSSKKRSHDSGEQPPLGVMNGDAVTLGKVSEQQKLGTHLANNQGNQMKEGCEYSDTSNQRSQEKTSYSQSKPLPGKALNNAALDQSIPQKEKSGIRERSEVGVADSKNSMQNVRVSYMQKREGSSARPKSTLLEKAIRDLEKMVAESRPPTAEAQDADNSSQGVKRRLPPEIKQKLAKVARLAQASHGKISKELVNRLMSIVGHLIQLRTLKRNLKIMVSMGLSAKQEKDNRVQLVKKEVAEMIKMRIPFMKSKAAEQQAGTSDDFQEISAEEKEAFKRKYSLDDALEDKICDLYDLYIEGLEEDAGPQVRKLYAEFMLISERSYPKMDAVAMKH
- the LOC113712507 gene encoding ubinuclein-1 isoform X1 yields the protein MDEVGGGGGSAGGAGGSESGGGGGGGGRSGTTSVEVGGERLRFRVELRPGETTIVSWKKLLKDANAHGHGAAAAAAAMGSSSTAAGASASASKPNGPGPGPDPAAPSSFSTQVNNHDNIPGPPPPPHPPSMDPRLAPVSFSGGQVGEKGETDAPQPPNRLNTVIERIERLYVGRASSDEEDLNDVVPDDDEYDTEDSFIDDTELDEYFQVDNSAIKHDGFFVNRGKLERVEPSMLPNEQPKKRRRKDGKGLDGSDDALNPGKHLKAGKKAGKPVPMFGRNASGLPTVIALPNVHGEDLKFQNQVNALEVSSKKRSHDSGEQPPLGVMNGDAVTLGKVSEQQKLGTHLANNQGNQMKEGCEYSDTSNQRSQEKTSYSQSKPLPGKALNNAALDQSIPQKEKSGIRERSEVGVADSKNSMQNVRVSYMQKREGSSARPKSTLLEKAIRDLEKMVAESRPPTAEAQDADNSSQGVKRRLPPEIKQKLAKVARLAQASHGKISKELVNRLMSIVGHLIQLRTLKRNLKIMVSMGLSAKQEKDNRVQLVKKEVAEMIKMRIPFMKSKAAEQQAGTSDDFQEISAEEKEAFKRKYSLDDALEDKICDLYDLYIEGLEEDAGPQVRKLYAELTALWPSGFMDNHGIKRAIYRAKDRRRALYGRHKDPEKIKRKKMLARKTEAARMEVHTVAQPVYIQEKSVADSSDHGTVLVNRPASSNTVAGAAVRMPVNFLNGSNVDRPKQEKIKGSASAHPDAIASEILQSKKIKRKPETELGDAAQFRPEKLLSVQGDDKNKSHKVQVAGSLPKSNPHPTAPTNFEQHFG